From a single Lolium rigidum isolate FL_2022 chromosome 7, APGP_CSIRO_Lrig_0.1, whole genome shotgun sequence genomic region:
- the LOC124674331 gene encoding probable aquaporin PIP2-6, which yields MSKEVSEEPEHAPARKDYSDPPPAPLLDLGELRMWSFYRALIAEFVATLLFLYITVATVIGYKVQSATDQCGGVGVLGIAWAFGGMIFVLVYCTAGISGGHINPAVTFGLLLARKVSLPRAVLYIVAQSAGAIVGVGIVKGIMKDAYMANGGGANMVATGYSRGTAVGAEIVGTFVLVYTVFSATDPKRSARDSHVPVLAPLPIGFAVFMVHLATIPITGTGINPARSLGAAVIYNKKAAWDNHWIFWAGPFAGALAAAAYHQYILRAAAIKALGSFRSSRSN from the exons ATGTCGAAGGAGGTGAGCGAGGAGCCGGAGCACGCGCCGGCGAGGAAGGACTACTCGGACCCGCCGCCGGCTCCCCTCCTTGACCTGGGCGAGCTCCGGATGTGGTCCTTCTACCGCGCGCTCATCGCCGAGTTCGTGGCCACGCTGCTCTTCCTCTACATCACCGTGGCCACCGTCATCGGGTACAAGGTGCAGTCCGCCACCGACCAGTGCGGCGGCGTGGGGGTGCTCGGCATCGCCTGGGCCTTCGGCGGCATGATCTTCGTCCTCGTCTACTGCACGGCCGGCATCTCCGGGGGCCACATCAACCCGGCCGTCACCTTCGGTCTGCTGCTGGCGCGCAAGGTCTCGCTGCCCCGCGCCGTGCTCTACATCGTGGCGCAGAGCGCGGGAGCCATCGTGGGCGTGGGCATCGTCAAGGGCATCATGAAGGACGCGTACATGGCCAACGGCGGCGGCGCCAACATGGTGGCCACCGGGTACTCTCGCGGCACCGCCGTGGGCGCGGAGATCGTGGGCACCTTCGTGCTGGTCTACACCGTGTTCTCCGCCACCGACCCCAAGCGCAGCGCCAGGGACTCGCATGTCCCCGTGCTGGCGCCGCTCCCCATCGGGTTCGCCGTCTTCATGGTGCACCTCGCCACCATCCCCATCACCGGCACCGGCATCAACCCCGCCCGGAGCCTCGGCGCCGCCGTCATCTACAACAAGAAGGCGGCCTGGGACAACCAC TGGATCTTCTGGGCGGGGCCATTCGCCGgagcgctggcggcggcggcgtaccaCCAGTACATCCTCCGGGCGGCGGCCATCAAGGCGCTCGGCTCCTTCCGGAGCAGCCGGAGCAActga